From Solanum lycopersicum chromosome 8, SLM_r2.1, the proteins below share one genomic window:
- the LOC101266356 gene encoding uncharacterized protein isoform X2 gives MASPSNPKTLSISSALTDDDDFQDPSPSQLHLPKPTSKIASRKPLRPYKNATPPTSKKPKQYSSHVGKENIAVVGKCTVDFDLGHGLDSSRPTKKPKQHPVSVEKDSLAPVVFEKSDENGKRLNSAHHKSESDFEDLDLGHGLDNIESTIDCCSGVKRATNEEELKRGYLFKSIEARLLNSNGGLEERKEEESEECSELDLLLKLCGEEDEVYCDALTADPHRQEECLELDEEYGLICCPLCGADISDLSGEMRLVHTNECLDKDETPADVVTANNDVSIQCPGQVLNDSPCPKEVVHMSPVVEWLRNLGLPKYEEIFVREEIDWDTLKSLTEEDLFSIGVTALGPRKKIVNSILELRKETAEEKVARQDVTKITPADAGTRPSKLITDYFICPVSERKKVCATDKAQMEVQRTCSSASHKRIQKKTPAKSAKSKDIPVWCSIPGTPFRVDAFKYLRRDCSHWFLSHFHLDHYQGLTKSFCHGKIYCSSITAKLVNLKIGIPWDMMQVLPINQKINIAGIDVTCFEANHCPGSLIILFEPANGKAVLHTGDFRFCEEMTRNAILQTCCIHSLILDTTYCDPQYDFPKQEAVIQFVIESIQAETFNSKTLFLIGSYTIGKERLFVEVARALQKKVYVTASKLSILECLGFTREEMQFFTLNEQESQIHVVPMWTLASFKRLKYVANQYARRYSLIVAFSPTGWSFGKGKKKSTGSRWQQGTIIRYEVPYSEHSSFTELKEFVKFVSPVNIIPSVNNRGPESSSAMVSRLLD, from the exons ATGGCCAGCCCTTCCAACCCCAAAACCCTAAGCATCTCCTCAGCTCTCACTGACGACGATGATTTTCAAGACCCATCTCCTTCTCAGCTCCATTTGCCAAAACCCACCTCAAAAATTGCATCCCGTAAGCCTCTCAGACCGTATAAGAATGCCACTCCTCCTACTTCCAAGAAGCCAAAACAGTATTCATCACATGTTGGCAAGGAGAACATTGCTGTTGTTGGAAAGTGTACTGTGGATTTTGATTTGGGCCATGGATTAGATAGTTCTCGTCCTACCAAGAAGCCGAAACAACATCCAGTAAGTGTAGAAAAGGACAGTCTTGCTCCtgttgtttttgaaaaatctgaTGAAAATGGGAAGAGACTTAATTCTGCTCATCATAAATCGGAGTCAGATTTTGAGGATTTGGATTTGGGTCATGGATTGGATAACATAGAATCAACTATAGATTGTTGTTCTGGGGTCAAAAGAGCGACTAATGAGGAAGAATTAAAGAGGGGTTACTTGTTTAAGTCGATAGAGGCAAGATTGCTCAATTCAAATGGTGGGTTGGAAGAGAGGAAGGAGGAGGAATCAGAGGAGTGCTCTGAGCTTGATTTACTGCTTAAGTTATGTGGTGAGGAGGATGAAGTATACTGTGACGCTTTGACAGCTGATCCGCATAGGCAAGAAGAGTGCTTGGAATTAGACGAAGAATATGGCCTCATTTGTTGTCCCCTTTGTGGAGCAGATATTTCAGATTTGAGTGGTGAAATGCGACTGGTTCACACTAATGAGTGTCTTGACAAAGACGAGACTCCAGCTGAT GTGGTTACTGCCAATAATGATGTATCTATTCAGTGTCCTGGGCAAGTGCTCAATGATTCCCCATGTCCTAAAGAGGTTGTTCACATGTCACCTGTTGTTGAGTGGTTACGAAATCTTGGACTACCTAAATATGAAGAAATCTTTGTTCGGGAGGAGATTGATTGGGACACTTTAAAATCCTTGACAGAAGAG GATTTATTTAGCATTGGTGTCACTGCTCTTGGTCCTAGAAAAAAGATTGTTAACTCTATTTTGGAGCTAAGAAAGGAAACTGCCGAGGAAAAAGTAGCTCGACAAGATGTTACAAAGATTACACCTGCTGATGCTGGTACTAGACCAAGCAAGTTGATAACAGATTATTTCATTTGTCCTGTTTCGGAAAGAAAGAAAGTTTGCGCTACTGATAAGGCACAAATGGAGGTCCAAAGAACTTGTTCAAGTGCTTCCCATAAGAGGATTCAGAAGAAAACTCCTGCCAAAAGTGCAAAATCTAAAGATATTCCCGTGTGGTGTTCTATACCAGGAACACCATTCCGAGTG GATGCTTTCAAGTACTTGAGAAGAGATTGTTCTCATTGGTTCCTCAGCCACTTCCATTTAGATC ATTATCAAGGCCTCACTAAGTCCTTCTGTCATGGAAAGATCTATTGTTCCTCAATTACGGCAAAGCTTGTTAATCTGAAGATCGGAATCCCATGGGACATGATGCAAGTTTTACCCATCAACCAGAAGATCAACATAGCAGGGATTGATGTCACATGCTTTGAAGCAAATCATTGCCCGGGTTCCCTAATAATCCTTTTTGAGCCAGCCAATGGTAAG GCTGTCCTGCACACAGGGGATTTCCGATTTTGTGAAGAAATGACAAGGAATGCAATCTTGCAGACTTGTTGTATCCACAGTCTCATCCTAGATACTACATACTGTGACCCTCAG TATGACTTTCCCAAACAGGAGGCTGTTATTCAATTTGTTATTGAATCAATACAAGCTGAAACTTTCAACTCAAAGACCTTGTTTCTCATTGGTAGCTATACTATAG GAAAAGAGAGGTTGTTTGTTGAGGTTGCTCGTGCTTTGCAGAAGAAAGTCTATGTCACTGCATCAAAGTTGAGCATTTTGGAGTGTCTGGGTTTTACTCGAGAAGAAATGCAGTTTTTCACATTAAATGAGCAGGAAAGTCAAATTCATGTCGTGCCTATGTGGACACTGGCTAGCTTCAAAAGGTTGAAGTATGTTGCTAATCAGTATGCG CGTCGATACAGTCTTATAGTTGCTTTCTCTCCAACTGGTTGGTCATTTGGTAAAGGAAAGAAGAAGTCAACAGGAAGCAGGTGGCAACAGGGTACTATAATCAG GTATGAAGTACCATACAGCGAACACAGCAGCTTTACAGAACTTAAAGAGTTTGTTAAGTTTGTATCTCCTGTTAACATCATCCCTAGTGTAAATAATCGTGGACCTGAATCCAGCAGCGCTATGGTCTCACGTCTCTTGGACTGA
- the LOC101266356 gene encoding uncharacterized protein isoform X1, whose product MASPSNPKTLSISSALTDDDDFQDPSPSQLHLPKPTSKIASRKPLRPYKNATPPTSKKPKQYSSHVGKENIAVVGKCTVDFDLGHGLDSSRPTKKPKQHPVSVEKDSLAPVVFEKSDENGKRLNSAHHKSESDFEDLDLGHGLDNIESTIDCCSGVKRATNEEELKRGYLFKSIEARLLNSNGGLEERKEEESEECSELDLLLKLCGEEDEVYCDALTADPHRQEECLELDEEYGLICCPLCGADISDLSGEMRLVHTNECLDKDETPADVVTANNDVSIQCPGQVLNDSPCPKEVVHMSPVVEWLRNLGLPKYEEIFVREEIDWDTLKSLTEEDLFSIGVTALGPRKKIVNSILELRKETAEEKVARQDVTKITPADAGTRPSKLITDYFICPVSERKKVCATDKAQMEVQRTCSSASHKRIQKKTPAKSAKSKDIPVWCSIPGTPFRVDAFKYLRRDCSHWFLSHFHLDHYQGLTKSFCHGKIYCSSITAKLVNLKIGIPWDMMQVLPINQKINIAGIDVTCFEANHCPGSLIILFEPANGKAVLHTGDFRFCEEMTRNAILQTCCIHSLILDTTYCDPQCLLPLQYDFPKQEAVIQFVIESIQAETFNSKTLFLIGSYTIGKERLFVEVARALQKKVYVTASKLSILECLGFTREEMQFFTLNEQESQIHVVPMWTLASFKRLKYVANQYARRYSLIVAFSPTGWSFGKGKKKSTGSRWQQGTIIRYEVPYSEHSSFTELKEFVKFVSPVNIIPSVNNRGPESSSAMVSRLLD is encoded by the exons ATGGCCAGCCCTTCCAACCCCAAAACCCTAAGCATCTCCTCAGCTCTCACTGACGACGATGATTTTCAAGACCCATCTCCTTCTCAGCTCCATTTGCCAAAACCCACCTCAAAAATTGCATCCCGTAAGCCTCTCAGACCGTATAAGAATGCCACTCCTCCTACTTCCAAGAAGCCAAAACAGTATTCATCACATGTTGGCAAGGAGAACATTGCTGTTGTTGGAAAGTGTACTGTGGATTTTGATTTGGGCCATGGATTAGATAGTTCTCGTCCTACCAAGAAGCCGAAACAACATCCAGTAAGTGTAGAAAAGGACAGTCTTGCTCCtgttgtttttgaaaaatctgaTGAAAATGGGAAGAGACTTAATTCTGCTCATCATAAATCGGAGTCAGATTTTGAGGATTTGGATTTGGGTCATGGATTGGATAACATAGAATCAACTATAGATTGTTGTTCTGGGGTCAAAAGAGCGACTAATGAGGAAGAATTAAAGAGGGGTTACTTGTTTAAGTCGATAGAGGCAAGATTGCTCAATTCAAATGGTGGGTTGGAAGAGAGGAAGGAGGAGGAATCAGAGGAGTGCTCTGAGCTTGATTTACTGCTTAAGTTATGTGGTGAGGAGGATGAAGTATACTGTGACGCTTTGACAGCTGATCCGCATAGGCAAGAAGAGTGCTTGGAATTAGACGAAGAATATGGCCTCATTTGTTGTCCCCTTTGTGGAGCAGATATTTCAGATTTGAGTGGTGAAATGCGACTGGTTCACACTAATGAGTGTCTTGACAAAGACGAGACTCCAGCTGAT GTGGTTACTGCCAATAATGATGTATCTATTCAGTGTCCTGGGCAAGTGCTCAATGATTCCCCATGTCCTAAAGAGGTTGTTCACATGTCACCTGTTGTTGAGTGGTTACGAAATCTTGGACTACCTAAATATGAAGAAATCTTTGTTCGGGAGGAGATTGATTGGGACACTTTAAAATCCTTGACAGAAGAG GATTTATTTAGCATTGGTGTCACTGCTCTTGGTCCTAGAAAAAAGATTGTTAACTCTATTTTGGAGCTAAGAAAGGAAACTGCCGAGGAAAAAGTAGCTCGACAAGATGTTACAAAGATTACACCTGCTGATGCTGGTACTAGACCAAGCAAGTTGATAACAGATTATTTCATTTGTCCTGTTTCGGAAAGAAAGAAAGTTTGCGCTACTGATAAGGCACAAATGGAGGTCCAAAGAACTTGTTCAAGTGCTTCCCATAAGAGGATTCAGAAGAAAACTCCTGCCAAAAGTGCAAAATCTAAAGATATTCCCGTGTGGTGTTCTATACCAGGAACACCATTCCGAGTG GATGCTTTCAAGTACTTGAGAAGAGATTGTTCTCATTGGTTCCTCAGCCACTTCCATTTAGATC ATTATCAAGGCCTCACTAAGTCCTTCTGTCATGGAAAGATCTATTGTTCCTCAATTACGGCAAAGCTTGTTAATCTGAAGATCGGAATCCCATGGGACATGATGCAAGTTTTACCCATCAACCAGAAGATCAACATAGCAGGGATTGATGTCACATGCTTTGAAGCAAATCATTGCCCGGGTTCCCTAATAATCCTTTTTGAGCCAGCCAATGGTAAG GCTGTCCTGCACACAGGGGATTTCCGATTTTGTGAAGAAATGACAAGGAATGCAATCTTGCAGACTTGTTGTATCCACAGTCTCATCCTAGATACTACATACTGTGACCCTCAG TGTTTGCTTCCCTTGCAGTATGACTTTCCCAAACAGGAGGCTGTTATTCAATTTGTTATTGAATCAATACAAGCTGAAACTTTCAACTCAAAGACCTTGTTTCTCATTGGTAGCTATACTATAG GAAAAGAGAGGTTGTTTGTTGAGGTTGCTCGTGCTTTGCAGAAGAAAGTCTATGTCACTGCATCAAAGTTGAGCATTTTGGAGTGTCTGGGTTTTACTCGAGAAGAAATGCAGTTTTTCACATTAAATGAGCAGGAAAGTCAAATTCATGTCGTGCCTATGTGGACACTGGCTAGCTTCAAAAGGTTGAAGTATGTTGCTAATCAGTATGCG CGTCGATACAGTCTTATAGTTGCTTTCTCTCCAACTGGTTGGTCATTTGGTAAAGGAAAGAAGAAGTCAACAGGAAGCAGGTGGCAACAGGGTACTATAATCAG GTATGAAGTACCATACAGCGAACACAGCAGCTTTACAGAACTTAAAGAGTTTGTTAAGTTTGTATCTCCTGTTAACATCATCCCTAGTGTAAATAATCGTGGACCTGAATCCAGCAGCGCTATGGTCTCACGTCTCTTGGACTGA
- the LOC101266659 gene encoding 3-ketoacyl-CoA synthase 10, translated as MAREEHLLSTEIVNRGISDEGSQTFSVRVRRRLPDFLQSVNLKYVKLGYHYLIKHGIYLAILPVLVLVFSAEIGSLSREELWRRVWDSTTRYDLATVLSFVALFVFTISLYIMSKPKPIYLLDFACYKPSDDLKVTKEQFIELARNSGKFDESSLEFKKRILECSGIGDESYVPRSIGSSENTATMKEGRYEASTVMFGALDELFEKAKIRPKDVGVLVVNCSIFNPTPSLSAMIINHYKMRGNILSFNLGGMGCSAGIIALDLARDMLQANPNNYAIVVSGEMVGYNWYPGKQRSMLIPNCFFRMGCSAFLLSNRRRDYHRAKYSLEHIVRTHKASNDRAFRCIYQEEDSEHYKGLKISKDLVEVGGDALKTNITTLGPLVLPLSEQLFFFGNLVWRHLFGNKNAKTNNSQQANNIKPYIPDYKLAFEHFCVYAASKTVLDELQRNLELSEENMEASRATLHRFGNTSSSSIWYELAYLEAKEKIRRGDRVWQIAFGSGFKCNSAVWKAIRRVKKPSTNPWLGCVDRYPESLTQ; from the exons ATGGCTCGAGAAGAACATCTTCTATCAACGGAGATTGTGAACCGAGGgatatcggatgagggatcacAAACGTTCTCCGTTAGGGTACGGAGGCGTTTGCCGGATTTCTTGCAATCGGTTAACTTAAAATATGTGAAGTTAGGGTACCATTACTTGATAAAACATGGGATATATTTGGCTATATTGCCAGTGTTGGTGTTGGTTTTCAGTGCTGAAATTGGGAGTCTAAGTAGAGAGGAGCTGTGGAGGAGAGTTTGGGATAGCACAACACGTTATGATTTGGCTACAGTGTTGTCATTTGTGGCACTTTTTGTCTTCACTATCTCTCTTTATATCATGTCTAAGCCAAAACCTATTTACCTTCTTGATTTTGCATGTTACAAGCCAAGTGATGATCTTAAG GTAACAAAGGAGCAATTCATCGAGTTAGCACGAAATTCGGGCAAATTCGATGAATCTAGTCTGGAATTTAAAAAGAGAATTCTAGAATGTTCTGGAATAGGGGACGAGAGTTACGTCCCGAGATCCATTGGATCGTCAGAAAACACAGCTACGATGAAAGAAGGACGATACGAGGCATCAACGGTGATGTTCGGAGCTCTGGATGAACTGTTCGAGAAGGCGAAAATTCGGCCTAAGGACGTCGGAGTATTGGTGGTGAATTGCAGTATTTTCAACCCAACACCATCACTTTCAGCCATGATCATAAATCACTATAAAATGAGGGGAAATATACTTAGTTTCAATTTAGGTGGAATGGGTTGTAGCGCTGGGATAATAGCATTAGATTTGGCACGTGACATGTTACAAGCTAACCCTAATAATTATGCCATCGTAGTTAGTGGTGAGATGGTTGGATATAATTGGTACCCTGGCAAACAGCGATCGATGCTTATTCCAAATTGCTTTTTTCGAATGGGTTGCTCCGCCTTCCTCCTCTCCAATCGTCGTCGCGATTACCACCGTGCTAAGTACAGCCTCGAACATATCGTCAGGACACATAAAGCTTCCAATGATCGCGCATTCAG gTGCATTTATCAAGAAGAAGATAGCGAGCATTACAAGGGGCTAAAGATAAGCAAAGATTTAGTAGAAGTTGGAGGAGATGCATTGAAGACTAATATTACTACATTAGGCCCTTTGGTTCTACCTTTATCAGAACAATTATTCTTCTTTGGAAACTTAGTTTGGAGGCATTTATTTGGCAATAAAAATGCCAAAACAAATAATTCCCAGCAGGCCAATAATATTAAGCCCTATATTCCAGACTACAAACTTGCCTTTGAGCACTTCTGTGTCTATGCAGCCAGCAAAACTGTCCTTGATGAGCTTCAAAGAAACCTAGAGTTGAGTGAGGAAAATATGGAAGCATCTCGCGCTACACTCCATCGATTTG GTAACACGTCTAGTAGTAGCATTTGGTACGAGTTGGCTTATTTGGAGGCTAAGGAGAAAATCAGAAGGGGTGATCGTGTGTGGCAAATTGCATTTGGGTCGGGTTTTAAGTGTAACAGTGCTGTTTGGAAAGCTATTCGTCGCGTTAAGAAGCCTTCAACGAACCCTTGGCTTGGTTGTGTTGATAGGTATCCAGAGTCTCTCACACAATAA